The following are encoded together in the Piscirickettsia litoralis genome:
- the gpW gene encoding gpW family head-tail joining protein, protein MYTQQNIDDVRQAIIDLATGKRTTSVSFNGTTVNYATADLPKLELLLSKMCQQVSKKSRISTIVGGKGL, encoded by the coding sequence ATGTATACACAACAAAATATTGATGATGTGCGCCAAGCGATTATTGACTTGGCCACAGGTAAACGCACGACCTCTGTTTCGTTTAATGGCACAACAGTGAATTATGCGACCGCGGATTTACCTAAATTAGAGCTGCTTTTAAGCAAAATGTGCCAACAAGTCAGCAAAAAAAGCCGTATTTCAACCATTGTCGGTGGTAAAGGCTTATGA
- a CDS encoding terminase gpA endonuclease subunit translates to MSGPSPVLPCGEYFAPKRQHLYFPKNCTPFEARHNAGLVCPHCDEVIIDKASHRSKMNKKGRFIAPSQTINKKGKVTGEPPQSTTASYFISGLMSPFVSWGERAEAYVQAIDSGDPKEIQGVVNLDFGEIYAEVGETPDHQVLLEKREPYDFRQLHEQVQIITAGVDVQGDRLYYSIRGWGAHYESWQLESGCLYGAGRGSTETQHQEVWDELTTVLQRDFDGLPIHRILVDSGWNPLDKSHRGKEQSIHKIYEYCRLFPSLVFPAKGYPTMVRSYSFTTFDEKKKSKAANARNLRLIKYNTDYMKTWLYARFNFDNGQRGAFHLSADENGPQDYCQQLASESRHISETGKVEWKKEGENHYLDCEVLNLTAALSLNIHKLQPVVKDAEQAPKKRRRTTYSRR, encoded by the coding sequence GCAAGGCATAATGCAGGCTTAGTTTGCCCTCATTGTGATGAGGTCATTATTGATAAGGCGAGTCACCGTAGCAAAATGAATAAAAAGGGCCGCTTTATTGCGCCCAGTCAAACCATCAATAAAAAAGGCAAGGTCACAGGCGAGCCGCCACAAAGCACGACCGCCAGTTATTTTATTTCAGGGTTAATGAGTCCGTTTGTAAGCTGGGGAGAGCGGGCAGAAGCCTATGTTCAAGCGATTGATAGCGGCGATCCAAAAGAAATACAGGGGGTTGTGAATTTAGATTTTGGTGAGATTTATGCAGAAGTCGGCGAAACGCCTGATCATCAAGTGCTTTTAGAAAAGCGTGAGCCCTATGATTTCAGACAACTGCATGAACAAGTGCAGATCATTACCGCCGGGGTGGATGTTCAAGGGGATCGCCTCTATTACAGCATTCGCGGTTGGGGCGCTCATTATGAATCTTGGCAACTAGAAAGTGGCTGTTTGTACGGAGCAGGTCGTGGCTCAACTGAGACTCAGCACCAAGAGGTTTGGGATGAGCTCACCACTGTTTTACAGCGTGACTTTGATGGTTTACCGATTCATCGCATTTTAGTCGATTCTGGCTGGAATCCACTGGATAAATCACATCGAGGCAAGGAACAATCGATTCATAAAATTTATGAATATTGCCGGTTATTTCCGAGTTTAGTCTTTCCAGCTAAAGGCTATCCAACGATGGTGCGTAGTTATTCATTTACCACCTTTGATGAAAAGAAAAAATCAAAGGCAGCCAATGCGCGAAATTTACGGCTGATTAAATACAATACGGATTATATGAAAACTTGGCTTTATGCGCGCTTTAATTTTGATAATGGCCAGCGTGGAGCCTTTCATCTTTCAGCCGATGAAAATGGCCCTCAAGATTATTGCCAACAACTGGCCTCAGAATCGCGGCATATTTCAGAAACAGGCAAGGTTGAGTGGAAAAAAGAAGGTGAAAACCACTACCTCGATTGTGAGGTGCTTAATTTAACCGCAGCTCTTAGCCTCAATATTCACAAACTGCAGCCTGTTGTTAAAGATGCCGAACAGGCACCGAAAAAACGACGACGCACCACTTATTCAAGGCGATAA